The following are encoded in a window of Octopus sinensis linkage group LG23, ASM634580v1, whole genome shotgun sequence genomic DNA:
- the LOC118767630 gene encoding uncharacterized protein LOC118767630, with the protein MKNCPRIGFHPIRVLGFIAVVSIFFLLFAWKQYSVNKEYTGTTLNKHNQKFINNSKEFPNNQVHHINKKTVSKKKQELVQLNNKTKYVIFYCYPKGCGGWADRQQGIISVYLMAQAMGRRFGIIITRLCNFTNYLQPNKINWTIDPKELHGLRSRRLCLLQNNTYISYLQSADLEMLYPEDVLYVTTNRIYFHALKRNPRYKEQLHWASNMSYGNLFAKMMNLLFRFSNDLQEKFDKFFEVNIPKPDIHLVCAQIRMGQNPSVPRDPPRNSMSSIQIVWNWLNKYNTSKYKIFVTTDSEEVQAIALKKFSPQIVYTPGGIIHMDRPRKEMKNKCDGVRKSFLDQYILSECDTLIISRSGFGENAIMMRQRKNNLFYFREGVIKRINKEKFSLRWYKYWT; encoded by the coding sequence aTTCGAGTTCTTGGATTCATTGCTGTGGTCAGCATCTTCTTTCTACTGTTTGCCTGGAAGCAATATTCTGTGAATAAAGAATATACAGGGACAACATTAAACAAACACAaccaaaagtttataaataattcTAAGGAATTTCCAAATAATCAAGTGCatcatataaataagaaaactgtaagcaaaaagaaacaggaattggttcagttaaacaacaaaactaaatatgttattttttacTGTTATCCTAAAGGTTGTGGAGGTTGGGCAGATAGGCAGCAAGGaataatttctgtatatttaatgGCACAGGCCATGGGTCGTCGTTTTGGCATCATTATTACAAGACTTTGTAATTTTACTAATTATCTTCAACCAAACAAAATTAACTGGACAATTGACCCAAAAGAGTTGCATGGCCTAAGAAGTCGTCGCCTTTGTTTGCTTCAGAACAATACGTACATTTCCTATTTACAATCAGCAGACTTAGAAATGCTTTACCCTGAAGATGTCCTCTATGTGACAACAAATCGAATCTATTTTCACGCCTTGAAACGGAATCCTCGCTACAAAGAACAACTGCATTGGGCATCAAATATGTCATATGGAAATTTATTTGCTAAAATGATGAATTTATTGTTTCGCTTCAGCAATGATTTACaggaaaaatttgacaaattCTTTGAAGTCAATATCCCCAAGCCAGATATACATCTGGTGTGTGCTCAGATTCGAATGGGACAGAACCCTAGTGTTCCAAGAGATCCCCCAAGGAATTCAATGTCAAGTATTCAGATTGTTTGGAACTGGTTAAATAAGTACAACACAAGCAAGTACAAAATATTTGTGACAACAGACTCAGAAGAGGTACAGGCgatagctttaaaaaaattttctcctcAAATTGTGTACACACCAGGGGGAATAATACATATGGATCGGCCACGTAAGGAGATGAAAAACAAGTGTGATGGTGTAAGGAAATCGTTTTTGGACCAATATATTCTGAGTGAATGTGATACGTTGATAATAAGCCGAAGTGGTTTTGGTGAAAATGCTATAATGAtgagacaaagaaaaaacaacctGTTTTATTTTAGAGAAGGAGTAATAAAACGaatcaacaaagaaaaattttctcTCAGGTGGTACAAATATTGGACGTga